A window from Chrysemys picta bellii isolate R12L10 chromosome 2, ASM1138683v2, whole genome shotgun sequence encodes these proteins:
- the BHLHE22 gene encoding class E basic helix-loop-helix protein 22: MERALSLAADEDLFHKSLSASATRMEAAFRAPPGLDLSHPRERQPSPLSCFEPGEAEGLLQPGAALGAGDPLALPAGSVCGKYGESTSRSSVAESSGGEQSPDDDSDGRCELVLRGGDPRAASPGAGGAGGGLKAAEGGCSNSHGLGGSKKSKEQKALRLNINARERRRMHDLNDALDELRAVIPYAHSPSVRKLSKIATLLLAKNYILMQAQALEEMRRLVAYLNQGQAISAASLPSSAAAAAAAAAALHPALGAYEQAAGYPFSAGLPPASSCPEKCAIFNSVSSSLCKQCTEKP; encoded by the coding sequence ATGGAGCGGGCGCTGAGCCTAGCCGCGGACGAGGACTTGTTCCACAAGAGTCTCAGCGCCTCGGCCACGAGGATGGAGGCCGCCTTCCGCGCGCCCCCGGGGCTCGACCTGAGCCACCCGCGCGAGCGCCAGCCCTCGCCCCTCAGCTGCTTCGAGCCGGGCGAGGCGGAGGGGCTGCTGCAGcccggggcggcgctgggggccGGCGACCCCCTCGCGCTGCCGGCCGGCTCGGTGTGCGGCAAGTACGGCGAGAGCACCAGCCGCAGCTCGGTGGCGGAGAGCAGCGGCGGCGAGCAGAGCCCCGACGACGACAGCGACGGGCGCTGCGAGCTGGTGCTGCGCGGGGGAGACCCGCGGGCCGCCTCGCCCGGGGCGGGGGGCGCCGGGGGGGGCCTGAAGGCGGCCGAGGGCGGCTGCTCCAACAGCCACGGCCTGGGCGGGAGCAAGAAGTCGAAGGAGCAGAAGGCGCTGCGGCTCAACATCAACGCCCGCGAGCGGCGGCGGATGCACGACCTGAACGACGCGCTGGACGAGCTGCGGGCGGTGATCCCCTACGCGCACAGCCCCTCGGTGCGGAAGCTCTCCAAGATCGCCACGCTGCTGCTGGCCAAGAACTACATCCTCATGCAGGCGCAGGCTCTGGAGGAGATGCGGCGCCTGGTGGCTTATCTCAACCAGGGCCAGGCCATCtcggccgcctccctgcccagctcGGCGGCGGCAGCGGCGGCCGCGGCCGCCGCCTTGCACCCAGCCCTCGGTGCCTACGAGCAGGCGGCCGGCTACCCCTTCAGCGCCGGCCTGCCCCCTGCCAGCTCCTGCCCAGAGAAATGTGCCATTTTCAACAGCGTCTCCTCCAGCCTCTGCAAACAGTGCACGGAGAAGCCTTAA